The Stigmatella aurantiaca DW4/3-1 genome contains the following window.
TGCGGTGGCCATGAATCACATCAAAGCCAAACAGCAACGGAATCCGGAGGCGGCTCTGCTCCACCGCGATGCGCTGCAAGCGATTGGTCTCCCGAGCGCCCACGACATTCAAGAACGCACCCACCGCCCCCGTGCGCGCCATGTCCTCGTGGTCACCGCGGCCAGTGCCCGGGCCGGTGGGCACGCCCTGGGAGTATTGGGCGAGCTGCCCCGCCTTCTCCTCCAGCGTCATCCGCCGCAGCAACCCCTCCACCCGCTCGTCCAGCGCCGCCCCGGCCAACGGCGCGGGGGCCCCCCCCGGCGCGGAGACTTCCGGGAGCACGGGTTCAGGAGGGGGCGGTGGCACGGGTTTTCCCGCGCAGGCGCCCAGGACGAGCACGAGCGGCAATCCCACGCCGGGCTTGGTGGGCTTGCTTGCCTTTCTCCTTGGGTGATTTCCCTGATCTGCGCCCTTCATGTCTGGCTGCTCCCTGTTGCGTAGTTCATTGGAGTTTCAATTTTCCCCTGGAAAGTCCGTTCCGGCGGACAAACAATCCGCTCTAACGGATTGACTCCGTGAGTGGTCCCCACAGACGATTCGGATCTGAACGATCCAACCCATGGGGAGGACGTTCTCCCGCAGTGACTCCGTCACCGAGGTAACCACCGAATGATGAAACGGGTGTTGATTTCGGGGTGCGCGCTTGCGCTCCTCACATCCGAAGCCGTGGCCCAAGATGTTACCCAGCCGGTACAAACGCCCGCACCGGCGGCCACTCCCGCTCCCGAAACCCCCCCGGCAGCCCCCCGGTCCGCCGAGACGCGCACCGTCCAGGGCCGCGCGGTCGACAAGGACTCCGGAGAGGGATTGCCCCTGGTGCGAGTCATCATCAAGGGCACGACCCAGGGCGTCGAAACGGATCTGGAAGGCCGCTTCTCGCTGCCCGTTCCCCCGGGGCCGGTGGTGCTGGACATCTCCAGCCAGGACTACAAGCCGCGGGACGTGCTGGTCGGGCCCAACCAGGCCTCCGTCACCGTCGCGCTGGAGGCCAGCTTCGTGGAGGAGCTGGTCGTGGTGGGCCGGGCCAGCGAGGTGGCCCGCAAGAACCTGGCCAACTCCGTGGCCACGGTGAACACCGAGGAGCTCAACCGCGCCCCCGCCTCCACGGTGGACCAGGCGCTCCAGGGCAAGGTGGCCGGCGCCAACATCCAGTCCAACTCGGGCGCGCCCGGCGGCGGCATCCAGATGCGCATGCGCGGCGTGTCCACCATCAATGGACAGTCGGCCCCGCTGTACGTGATTGACGGGGTGCTCGTCAGCGACGTGGCGGTGGCCTCCGGCATCTTCGCCATCACCGAGTCCACGGGCGGCTCCAACCCCAACCCCACCCAGGACAACCAGGTCAACCGCATCGCGGACATCAACCCCAACGACATCGAGAGCATCGAGGTCCTCAAGGGCGCGTCCGCCGCCGCCATCTACGGCTCCAAGGCGAGCAACGGCGTCGTCATCATCAACACCAAGCGCGGCAAGGCAGGCCAGGATCCGCGCGTGGACATCACCCAGCGCTTCGGCCTCTACACGCTGGCCAACACGCTCGGCTCCCGGCGCTACAACTCCGTGGAGGAGGCCGTGGGCCGCTACGGCGAGGTGGCGCGCGAGTACTACCAGCCAGGGCGCGTCTTCGACCACGAGAAGGAGCTGTCGGGCCGCAGGGACCTGTCCACCGAGACGGTGGCGAGCCTCAGCGGTGCCGCCGGAGAGACGCGCTACTTCGCCTCGGCCCTCATCAAGAACGACGAGGGCATCATCGCCAACACCGGCTACGAGAAGCAGTCCTTCCGCCTCAACCTGGGGCAGAAGTTCGGTGACCGGATCGACGTGAACGCCGCGGCCAACGTGGTCCACTCGCTGGGCCAGCGCGGCCTCACCAACAACGACAACACCCTCATCACCTATTACATGGCGTTGTCGCCCACCCCCTCGTTCTTCGACCTGAGGGCGAACAACCAGGACAAGTTCCCCGACAACCCCTTCCTCAGCAGCCTCTCCAACCCGCTGCAGACCGCGGCGCTGGTGAACAACGACGAGGACGTGTGGCGCGTCATCGCCTCCGGCGACGCCTCCTTGAGCGCCTACAAGAACGCCTCCAGTGAGCTGAAGGTGCTCGCCAACGTCGGCGTGGACCGCTTCCAGCAGAAGAACGAGGTGCTCTTCCCGCCCGAGCTCGCCTTCGAGCCCCAGGACGGCCTGCTGGGCAGCTCCCTGTTCGGCACCACCGAGTCGCTCAACCTGAACGGCGGCCTCAACCTGGTGCACAACTACCGCCCCAGCACGGGCGGCATCAGCGCCACCACCTCCGCGGGCGTGCAGCTCGAGGAGCGGTCCCTGGACTCGATGTACGTGGTGACCAAGAACCTCATCGCCAGCCAGCCCAACGTGGACTCCGGCACCAACGTCAGCCTCCGCCAGGAGCGGCAGCTGGTGCGCGACCGCGGCTACTACCTGCAGGAGGAGATGATCCTCCTGGACGAGCGGCTGACGCTCGTGGGCGCCGTGCGCGGCGAGCAGAGCAGCAACAACGGCGACCCCGGCAAGCTGTTCTTCTACCCGAAGCTGGCCACCGCCTACCGCGTGCCCAGCTTCCTGCCCAAGATGGATGAGTTCAAGGTGCGCCTGGCCTACGGTGAGACGGGCAACCAGCCGCTCTACGCCCAGAAGTTCACCGCGCTCTCGGCCAGCAACAACATCGAGGGCAGCCCCGGCGTCATCGGCACAGGCATCGCGGGAGACCCGAACATCCAGCCCGAGCGCCAGCGCGAGGTGGAGGCCGGCGTCGACGCGCTGTTCTTCGGCGGTGACGTGGTCGCGGAGTTCAGCGTCTACCAGCGCACCATCAGCGACCTGCTCTTGCAGCGCTCGCTGGCGCCGTCCACGGGCTTCGCCAACCAGTTCTTCAACGGCGGCTCGCTGCGCAACCGCGGCGTGGAGCTGATGCTCC
Protein-coding sequences here:
- a CDS encoding SusC/RagA family TonB-linked outer membrane protein, which gives rise to MKRVLISGCALALLTSEAVAQDVTQPVQTPAPAATPAPETPPAAPRSAETRTVQGRAVDKDSGEGLPLVRVIIKGTTQGVETDLEGRFSLPVPPGPVVLDISSQDYKPRDVLVGPNQASVTVALEASFVEELVVVGRASEVARKNLANSVATVNTEELNRAPASTVDQALQGKVAGANIQSNSGAPGGGIQMRMRGVSTINGQSAPLYVIDGVLVSDVAVASGIFAITESTGGSNPNPTQDNQVNRIADINPNDIESIEVLKGASAAAIYGSKASNGVVIINTKRGKAGQDPRVDITQRFGLYTLANTLGSRRYNSVEEAVGRYGEVAREYYQPGRVFDHEKELSGRRDLSTETVASLSGAAGETRYFASALIKNDEGIIANTGYEKQSFRLNLGQKFGDRIDVNAAANVVHSLGQRGLTNNDNTLITYYMALSPTPSFFDLRANNQDKFPDNPFLSSLSNPLQTAALVNNDEDVWRVIASGDASLSAYKNASSELKVLANVGVDRFQQKNEVLFPPELAFEPQDGLLGSSLFGTTESLNLNGGLNLVHNYRPSTGGISATTSAGVQLEERSLDSMYVVTKNLIASQPNVDSGTNVSLRQERQLVRDRGYYLQEEMILLDERLTLVGAVRGEQSSNNGDPGKLFFYPKLATAYRVPSFLPKMDEFKVRLAYGETGNQPLYAQKFTALSASNNIEGSPGVIGTGIAGDPNIQPERQREVEAGVDALFFGGDVVAEFSVYQRTISDLLLQRSLAPSTGFANQFFNGGSLRNRGVELMLQVRPVSGEQFEWVSNTTFALNRSKVTSLPVPAFYAGGFGTSLGAFRIEQGQSATQIVGNVVDANGVTSVVKLGDTEPTFRVGFANNFRFGGGFSLAFLVDWQQGSDVINLTRFLYDDAKNTVDYVGAGEKRQEDWKSNAGVYIEDATFVKLREVTLAYQLPTQWVSQIPKVKSARISVSGRNLLTFTNYSGLDPEVSNFGNQAIARNIDIAPFPPSRSFWTSIDVGF